A section of the Leptotrichia buccalis C-1013-b genome encodes:
- a CDS encoding peptidase U32 family protein → MKQEMNFDKKGKMNILAPAGNYEKLVAAVKAGANEVFFGLKGFGARRNNENLAMQEVFDGIDYAHSRGVKTLMTLNTILKDSEINSMYNNIKRVYEHGIDAVIVQDLGFVKFLKENFPDLKIHGSTQMTVANHIEANKLKELGLTRVCLARELSFEEIKSIRENTDIELEIFVSGSLCISYSGNCYISSFIGGRSGNRGLCAYSCRKKFTDENGESAYFLSPNDQLLQEKEINMLKDIGIDAIKVEGRKKSSEYVYETVSYYDNILKGTPRPTESYKLFNRGYSKGYFYLDNKLMNFKYSSNFGYFLGARIGESNNFKIDDELILGDGVQFVDENFEQIGGEYVNKIRIIEAGKSENSGRKNKKQNSQKEGEKVQKADRFDIVSIGKLPKGTKYIYKNYSKEINDRIIHNIKVSKRYAAVNAALLAKKSQEIELTLEIENLKNEIISVTKKGNIIEQDAKKLITKEQIAEKIGELGDTTFELGKIQIDYDGTSFIPFSELKSLKRECVSELLEKLLESYKRKAIERKTYNFETINLEDGKNKNSEKPIISALVSNDEQEKICREMGITKIYRKQFDVAKEKNLSKTSKIKIGTNLVSNLYQAIMGEKTGVTGQTLDWNLNVFNNHTIEMFSRFKNLETVFLSPELNYRQLKNIKSDKLKKGLVIYGYLKGMYIEHRIFDKEYKELEGEFYDKYKIIRNELDNIELYLDKPMNLIPKLDDIYELDLDELRLDFTFETGDEVRKIIRSVDTKSGKYTPYAFEQGVL, encoded by the coding sequence TTGAAACAGGAAATGAATTTTGATAAAAAAGGAAAAATGAATATTTTGGCACCAGCTGGAAATTATGAAAAACTGGTTGCAGCTGTGAAAGCTGGGGCTAATGAAGTGTTTTTTGGTCTAAAAGGATTTGGAGCGAGAAGAAATAATGAAAATCTGGCAATGCAGGAAGTGTTTGACGGGATTGACTATGCTCATTCACGTGGCGTTAAGACACTTATGACTTTAAATACTATTTTGAAGGACAGCGAAATTAACAGCATGTACAACAACATTAAGAGAGTTTATGAACATGGGATTGATGCTGTTATTGTACAGGATTTGGGATTTGTGAAGTTTTTGAAGGAAAATTTTCCAGATTTGAAAATTCATGGAAGTACTCAGATGACTGTAGCAAATCACATTGAAGCCAATAAATTAAAGGAACTAGGGCTTACCCGTGTCTGTCTTGCAAGAGAACTTTCCTTTGAAGAAATAAAAAGCATTCGTGAAAATACCGATATTGAACTGGAAATCTTTGTATCAGGTTCGCTTTGCATTTCTTATTCTGGAAATTGCTATATAAGCAGTTTTATTGGAGGAAGAAGTGGAAACCGTGGACTTTGTGCCTATTCTTGCCGTAAAAAGTTTACAGATGAAAATGGGGAAAGTGCTTATTTTTTAAGTCCTAATGATCAGTTATTGCAAGAAAAGGAAATAAATATGTTAAAAGACATTGGAATTGATGCAATAAAAGTTGAAGGGCGAAAAAAATCAAGTGAATATGTTTACGAAACTGTAAGCTATTATGACAATATTTTAAAAGGTACTCCACGTCCGACGGAAAGTTACAAACTTTTTAATCGTGGGTATTCAAAAGGATATTTTTATTTGGATAATAAGCTTATGAATTTCAAATATTCTTCAAATTTTGGATATTTTCTTGGAGCGAGAATTGGTGAATCGAATAATTTTAAAATTGATGATGAATTAATTTTAGGAGATGGAGTTCAATTTGTGGATGAAAATTTTGAGCAAATTGGCGGAGAATATGTAAATAAAATTCGGATTATTGAGGCTGGAAAAAGTGAAAATTCTGGAAGAAAAAATAAAAAGCAAAATAGTCAGAAAGAAGGAGAAAAAGTCCAAAAGGCTGATAGATTTGACATTGTTTCAATCGGAAAATTGCCAAAAGGGACAAAATATATTTACAAAAATTATTCTAAAGAAATTAATGACAGAATTATCCATAATATAAAAGTTTCTAAAAGATATGCAGCTGTTAATGCCGCATTATTGGCAAAAAAAAGCCAAGAAATTGAACTTACTCTGGAAATTGAAAATCTGAAAAATGAAATAATTTCTGTTACGAAAAAAGGGAATATTATTGAACAAGATGCAAAAAAATTGATTACAAAGGAACAAATCGCTGAAAAAATTGGGGAACTTGGAGATACGACATTTGAGCTTGGAAAAATTCAGATTGACTATGATGGAACTTCATTTATTCCGTTTAGTGAGCTGAAAAGTCTGAAAAGAGAATGTGTTTCGGAACTTTTGGAAAAACTGCTTGAATCTTACAAAAGAAAAGCTATTGAGCGAAAAACATACAATTTTGAAACAATTAATCTGGAAGATGGAAAAAATAAAAATAGTGAGAAACCTATTATTTCAGCACTTGTTTCAAATGATGAGCAGGAAAAAATTTGCCGTGAAATGGGAATAACAAAAATTTATCGAAAACAGTTTGATGTTGCAAAAGAAAAAAATTTGTCAAAAACAAGTAAAATAAAAATAGGTACAAATCTGGTTTCCAATCTTTATCAGGCGATTATGGGAGAAAAAACTGGAGTGACTGGACAAACGCTGGACTGGAATTTAAACGTTTTCAATAACCATACTATTGAAATGTTTTCGAGATTTAAAAATCTTGAAACAGTATTTTTATCGCCAGAATTAAATTATCGCCAGTTAAAAAACATAAAATCTGATAAGCTGAAAAAAGGACTTGTGATTTATGGCTACTTAAAAGGAATGTATATTGAGCATAGAATCTTTGACAAAGAATACAAGGAGCTGGAAGGTGAATTTTATGATAAGTACAAAATTATAAGAAATGAACTTGATAATATTGAACTTTATTTGGATAAGCCGATGAATCTGATACCGAAGCTGGATGATATTTATGAGTTGGATTTGGATGAACTTAGACTTGATTTTACTTTTGAAACTGGGGATGAAGTGAGAAAAATTATAAGAAGCGTTGATACAAAAAGTGGGAAATATACTCCGTATGCTTTTGAGCAGGGAGTTTTATAA
- a CDS encoding O-antigen ligase family protein — translation MEIEKNQKYLKKLYLLLGASIFIHYGLVILFSILILINIFVTGEYKKIFKDKSLITIGIVLGFSIITSVFYRNILGLIAVPIFLCLVVGRYYTLVVNVEFKNRNLEWMAKFSGVSFFIGLCEFLFTHDRAGYFAYFNPNYLGSIMMMSAIINLYFAFEKKSKINILIFFVNILTIFLTGSRSSLIAVVLGIFALFFYFLRKRYFAGGILLLLGYAIGVISGVLPFLRENTLVEYFWLRVEIIDMAFRIFKRTNILYGHGNFYYYKFTNHVYPHSHNALVELLLSYGLIGTIALLTVFLRYLYDILRNDRNNVLKIALIAGIVVHNFTDFAIFWIQTVLLFIMALSYEEENEQIRSYGFRKIGKITNKIERNKK, via the coding sequence TTGGAAATTGAAAAAAATCAGAAATATCTGAAAAAATTGTATTTACTTTTGGGTGCATCAATTTTTATACACTACGGTTTAGTAATATTATTTAGTATTCTGATATTGATAAATATTTTTGTGACAGGCGAGTATAAAAAAATTTTTAAGGATAAGTCGCTTATAACAATTGGGATTGTTTTAGGTTTTTCAATTATAACATCTGTATTTTACAGGAATATTTTAGGATTGATTGCTGTGCCGATATTTTTGTGCCTTGTAGTTGGACGTTATTATACGTTAGTTGTTAATGTGGAATTTAAAAATAGAAATTTAGAATGGATGGCAAAATTTTCTGGAGTCTCATTTTTCATTGGACTTTGCGAGTTTTTGTTTACACACGACAGAGCGGGATATTTTGCGTATTTTAATCCAAATTATCTGGGAAGCATTATGATGATGTCGGCGATTATAAATTTATATTTTGCCTTTGAAAAAAAATCGAAAATAAATATTTTAATATTTTTTGTAAATATTCTGACAATTTTTCTAACTGGCTCAAGGTCATCATTAATCGCAGTAGTGCTTGGAATATTTGCCTTGTTTTTTTACTTTTTACGAAAAAGATACTTTGCAGGAGGAATTTTGCTGCTTTTGGGATATGCAATTGGAGTGATTTCAGGAGTTTTGCCGTTTTTGAGGGAAAATACGCTGGTGGAGTATTTTTGGCTAAGAGTGGAAATAATTGACATGGCATTCAGAATTTTCAAAAGAACGAATATTTTATACGGACATGGAAATTTTTATTATTATAAGTTTACAAATCACGTATATCCACATTCTCACAATGCTCTTGTGGAACTGCTTTTAAGCTATGGTCTAATTGGAACAATTGCCCTGCTTACAGTGTTTTTGCGGTATTTATACGATATTTTAAGAAATGATAGAAATAATGTTTTAAAAATTGCATTAATCGCTGGAATTGTAGTTCATAATTTTACCGATTTTGCGATATTTTGGATACAAACTGTGCTTTTATTTATTATGGCTCTATCTTATGAGGAAGAAAATGAACAGATACGTAGTTATGGTTTTAGAAAAATTGGAAAAATAACAAATAAAATTGAGAGGAATAAAAAATGA